A genomic stretch from Vicinamibacterales bacterium includes:
- a CDS encoding serine hydrolase domain-containing protein, translating into MRRLTRCGVVSVLALAASGALLGAQQQQPSIFTPGSTIPVLESYLESLRAQAGIPGMSGAIVRDGEIAWERGFGYANLNSHVRTAPDTPYVVGDLTGTLAAVLALQCVEQRHLALDDPIERYGLSSPEPSATLRGLLSHNPPGSTRDAFQYSPERFAHVTELVEACAPQPYRKSVAHRILEHLAMQDSAPGTDWKDPGLSLPDGLFTDEDRDHYRAVLDRLAVPYKVTNRTRTDVTTVPTSGINAAAGLVSTVRDLAKFDAALDQGDNGGLLLADTLGAAWTPAVGASGTPSPMGLGWFVQTYKGERVVWHFGNVPNAYSALIVKLPARGITFILLANSDGLTAPFDLTQGDVTRSLFASLFLRLVI; encoded by the coding sequence ATGCGACGCCTGACCCGTTGCGGCGTCGTGTCGGTGCTGGCCCTGGCGGCGTCGGGCGCGCTTCTCGGCGCCCAGCAGCAGCAGCCCTCCATCTTCACGCCCGGCAGCACGATTCCCGTTCTCGAGAGTTATCTCGAATCGCTGCGGGCGCAAGCCGGCATCCCCGGCATGTCGGGCGCCATCGTCCGTGACGGGGAGATCGCGTGGGAACGCGGATTCGGCTACGCCAACCTGAACTCGCACGTGCGCACCGCCCCTGACACGCCGTACGTCGTCGGCGATCTGACCGGTACGCTGGCGGCGGTGCTCGCGCTGCAGTGTGTCGAGCAGCGGCATCTCGCGCTCGACGATCCGATCGAACGCTACGGCCTGTCGTCGCCGGAGCCGTCAGCGACGCTGCGCGGGCTGCTGTCCCATAATCCACCGGGCTCGACGCGCGACGCCTTCCAGTACAGCCCCGAACGCTTCGCGCACGTGACCGAGCTCGTGGAAGCCTGCGCGCCGCAGCCGTACCGCAAGAGCGTGGCTCACCGGATTCTCGAGCACCTGGCGATGCAGGATTCGGCGCCGGGCACCGACTGGAAGGACCCCGGTCTCTCGCTGCCGGACGGCCTCTTCACCGACGAGGACCGCGACCACTATCGCGCGGTGCTCGATCGGCTGGCGGTCCCGTACAAGGTGACCAACCGCACCCGGACGGACGTGACCACGGTCCCCACCTCGGGCATCAACGCCGCCGCCGGGCTCGTCTCGACGGTTCGCGACCTTGCGAAGTTCGACGCCGCGCTGGACCAGGGGGACAATGGCGGCCTCCTGCTCGCCGACACGCTCGGCGCGGCGTGGACGCCGGCGGTCGGCGCCTCGGGGACGCCATCGCCGATGGGGCTCGGCTGGTTCGTCCAGACCTACAAGGGGGAGCGCGTCGTCTGGCATTTCGGCAACGTGCCGAACGCCTATTCGGCGTTGATCGTCAAGCTGCCTGCGCGCGGGATCACGTTCATCCTGCTCGCCAACAGCGACGGCCTGACGGCTCCTTTTGATTTGACGCAAGGCGACGTGACGCGCTCGCTCTTCGCCTCGCTCTTCCTGCGGCTGGTGATCTAG